One stretch of Streptomyces sp. NBC_01363 DNA includes these proteins:
- a CDS encoding TIGR01777 family oxidoreductase: MLPSRIAVTGASGLIGAALVRSLRADGHEVVRLVRHPARAGDEVEWDPGRGYVDVAGLVGCDAVVHLAGAGVGDHRWTAAYKREIRDSRVLGTAAIAEAVASLDVPPKVLLSGSAIGYYGDTGDRAVDESAPAGEGFLPSVCVAWEAATAAAQEAGVRTVHARTGLVVGREGGAWGRLFPLFRAGLGGRLGNGRQYWSFIALHDEVAALRHILDTESLSGPVNLTGPDPVTNSEVTAAMGRVLHRPTLFTAPAPALRIALGDFAEDVLASQRVLPGRLLDSGFVFAFPGIDGAIRAALR; the protein is encoded by the coding sequence ATGCTGCCCTCCCGTATCGCTGTCACCGGAGCATCCGGACTCATCGGAGCGGCGCTGGTGCGTTCGCTCCGGGCCGACGGGCACGAGGTGGTGCGCCTCGTACGGCATCCCGCGCGGGCCGGCGACGAAGTGGAGTGGGATCCCGGGCGGGGGTACGTCGACGTGGCGGGCCTGGTCGGCTGCGACGCCGTCGTCCATCTCGCCGGGGCCGGGGTCGGTGACCACCGCTGGACAGCGGCGTACAAGCGGGAGATCCGGGACAGCCGGGTGCTGGGGACGGCGGCGATCGCCGAGGCCGTCGCCTCGCTGGACGTACCGCCGAAGGTGCTGCTGTCCGGATCGGCGATCGGCTACTACGGCGACACCGGGGACCGCGCCGTCGACGAGAGCGCCCCGGCCGGCGAGGGCTTCCTGCCGTCCGTCTGCGTGGCGTGGGAGGCGGCCACGGCAGCCGCCCAGGAGGCGGGCGTACGGACGGTGCACGCGCGCACCGGTCTGGTCGTCGGCCGCGAGGGCGGCGCCTGGGGCCGGCTCTTCCCGCTGTTCCGGGCGGGGCTCGGCGGCCGGCTGGGCAACGGACGCCAGTACTGGAGCTTCATCGCGCTGCACGACGAGGTCGCGGCACTGCGCCACATCCTGGACACCGAGTCGCTGTCGGGTCCGGTGAACCTGACCGGACCCGACCCCGTCACCAACAGCGAGGTGACGGCCGCGATGGGGCGGGTGCTGCACCGCCCCACGCTCTTCACGGCTCCGGCACCGGCCCTGCGGATCGCCCTGGGGGACTTCGCGGAGGATGTGCTGGCCAGCCAGCGGGTGCTGCCGGGACGGTTGCTGGACTCGGGCTTCGTGTTCGCCTTCCCGGGAATCGACGGGGCGATCCGCGCGGCACTGCGCTGA